A genomic window from Triticum urartu cultivar G1812 chromosome 7, Tu2.1, whole genome shotgun sequence includes:
- the LOC125518594 gene encoding uncharacterized protein LOC125518594, translating to MAKWDPTYPRSKQRSTPPRRSLALRRKRSSRHVASGLSAKDSSASGADLELAAPKPRHSIGGSTDWRAGLLLPTTTTASSFSARKGNGSHAHAKRGARLDEAGVAHFLAALERTWKKTVAGASRMFVERHRSSHVQLISDMV from the exons ATGGCCAAGTGGGATCCCACCTACCCGCGCTCCAAGCAGCGGTCAACCCCGCCCCGCCGCAGCCTCGCGCTGCGCCGCAAGCGCTCGTCCCGCCACGTTGCGTCGGGGCTCTCCGCCAAAGACTCCAGCGCATCCGGGGCGGATCTGGAGCTGGCGGCGCCCAAACCGCGGCACAGCATCGGCGGGTCCACGGACTGGAGGGCCGGGCTGCTGCTGCCGACCACCACCacagcctcctccttctctgcGCGGAAGGGCAACGGCAGCCACGCGCATGCGAAGCGGGGCGCGCGGCTCGACGAGGCCGGCGTCGCGCACTTCCTCGCCGCGCTGGAGCGG ACGTGGAAGAAGACGGTGGCGGGCGCGTCGAGGATGTTCGTGGAGAGGCACCGGAGCAGCCACGTGCAGCTCATCAGCGACATGGTTTAG